A region of Reichenbachiella carrageenanivorans DNA encodes the following proteins:
- a CDS encoding DUF819 family protein gives MNESTALITNDAVVFGLLMVLLGLVFKTNASTHPFWKKFYAIFPSVLVCYFLPSVFNSLGIIDGNSSKLYFVASRYMLPAALVLLTLSTDFKEIRKLGSKAIIMFLTGTVGIVIGGPIALLVIGWVAPDVIGATSDEVWRGMTTVAGSWIGGSANQAAMKEVFEVGDVIFSKMVTVDILVANVWMAILLIGAGQSKKVDAIFKADSSAIDEVKNRIETYSASIAKMPTLSDLMMILAIGAGATGFAHLLSDIIAPFLATNYPGLEKYSLTSGFFWIVVIATAIGLSLSFTKYKDLEGVGSTRVGSAFIYIIIATIGMHMDVMAIFESPGLFLVGIIWMMVHVVLLLVVAKLIKAPFFFVAVGSQANVGGAASAPVVAAAFHPSLAPVGVLLAVLGYTLGTYAAYLCGVLLQVASGN, from the coding sequence ATGAATGAATCTACAGCGCTAATTACTAATGATGCGGTAGTCTTTGGACTCTTAATGGTATTGCTTGGATTGGTATTCAAAACCAATGCCTCAACCCATCCTTTTTGGAAGAAATTTTACGCCATTTTTCCATCGGTATTGGTGTGTTATTTTCTCCCTTCGGTGTTCAATTCGCTGGGTATTATCGATGGCAATAGCTCTAAATTGTACTTTGTCGCTTCTAGATATATGCTACCAGCAGCATTGGTATTGCTTACACTTAGTACTGATTTTAAGGAAATAAGAAAACTGGGGTCTAAGGCTATCATTATGTTTTTGACTGGTACGGTAGGGATTGTGATTGGTGGCCCTATTGCGCTATTAGTTATCGGTTGGGTCGCACCAGATGTGATCGGAGCCACTAGTGATGAGGTCTGGCGAGGCATGACTACGGTAGCGGGCAGTTGGATCGGTGGTAGTGCTAATCAGGCTGCCATGAAAGAGGTCTTCGAAGTAGGGGATGTGATTTTCTCTAAGATGGTTACCGTAGACATCTTGGTGGCCAATGTATGGATGGCTATTTTGCTCATTGGCGCAGGGCAGTCCAAGAAGGTAGATGCTATTTTTAAAGCGGATTCGTCTGCGATCGATGAAGTCAAAAATCGTATAGAAACCTATAGTGCCAGTATCGCTAAAATGCCCACACTTTCTGATCTAATGATGATTTTAGCCATTGGTGCAGGCGCTACGGGTTTTGCTCATTTGCTCAGTGATATTATAGCCCCGTTTTTAGCTACCAACTATCCCGGGTTAGAAAAGTATAGCCTGACCAGTGGGTTTTTCTGGATTGTGGTGATTGCTACAGCCATTGGCTTGAGCCTTTCATTTACCAAATACAAAGACCTGGAAGGTGTAGGATCTACGCGTGTAGGGAGTGCTTTTATCTATATCATTATTGCTACTATTGGGATGCATATGGATGTGATGGCTATTTTCGAATCACCAGGCTTGTTCTTAGTGGGTATTATTTGGATGATGGTTCATGTGGTGCTACTCTTGGTAGTAGCCAAGTTGATTAAGGCCCCGTTCTTTTTTGTGGCGGTAGGCAGTCAGGCCAATGTAGGTGGAGCCGCTTCTGCGCCCGTAGTGGCAGCGGCATTTCATCCGTCGCTAGCGCCTGTGGGCGTACTTTTGGCTGTTTTGGGGTATACGCTGGGTACGTATGCTGCATACCTGTGTGGTGTCTTGCTACAGGTGGCTTCGGGCAATTAA
- a CDS encoding NUDIX hydrolase → MTDNNYWKNFTQALQLALRADPAGVEAQKEMAPLPDISQRFDRESAKKARQSAVMILLYPIDGRIQFPLILRPQYPGVHSGQVALPGGKYEESDRDLIHTALREMQEEIGVSMEDVKVLGQLSELYVPPSNFNILPVVGVISQTPQFILEEKEVEELVVTDLEVLNDPSKRKQKQMTFYSGVKVDVPYFDIKDKIVWGATAMILSEFATIINNINNQK, encoded by the coding sequence TTGACTGATAATAACTACTGGAAAAATTTCACTCAAGCGCTTCAATTAGCCCTTCGGGCAGATCCAGCTGGTGTGGAGGCTCAAAAAGAGATGGCGCCATTGCCAGACATTTCTCAGCGATTTGATAGAGAAAGTGCCAAAAAAGCCCGACAGAGTGCGGTGATGATTCTGCTCTATCCTATCGACGGAAGAATCCAGTTTCCGCTGATTCTACGCCCCCAATACCCAGGTGTGCATAGCGGGCAAGTAGCTCTGCCTGGAGGCAAGTACGAGGAGTCTGATCGAGACCTTATTCATACGGCACTTCGCGAAATGCAGGAGGAGATTGGTGTGTCTATGGAAGACGTAAAAGTGCTAGGTCAGCTTTCTGAACTGTACGTGCCGCCGAGCAATTTCAATATTCTTCCTGTGGTAGGAGTCATCTCCCAAACACCTCAATTTATATTAGAAGAAAAGGAAGTGGAGGAATTGGTCGTTACAGACCTAGAGGTACTGAACGATCCATCCAAACGAAAACAAAAGCAAATGACTTTTTATAGTGGGGTCAAAGTGGACGTGCCCTACTTTGACATAAAGGACAAGATCGTATGGGGAGCTACGGCGATGATCCTTAGTGAGTTTGCAACAATTATTAACAACATAAATAATCAAAAATGA